In Polynucleobacter sp. TUM22923, one genomic interval encodes:
- the rsmA gene encoding 16S rRNA (adenine(1518)-N(6)/adenine(1519)-N(6))-dimethyltransferase RsmA: MKHQARKRFGQNFLQDSGVIYSIVAAINPDANMHIMEIGPGLGALTRPLLSNLDHLDLLEIDRDLVAYWKQEDLKGLNVIEGDALQYDFLGWAKAKSADGVSCKVVGNLPYNISSPLLFHLVSAAHVIDEQVFMLQAEVVERMVSKAGGSEFSRLSVMLQARYDMELVLEVPPEAFDPQPKVNSAVVRMIPRQDFDLNDAQWRALEKVVAAAFSQRRKMLRTNLSSYADRITLSESELKARAQDISVERYVEWAKTLTA; the protein is encoded by the coding sequence ATGAAGCATCAAGCACGAAAACGCTTTGGCCAAAATTTTTTACAAGACTCAGGTGTTATTTATTCGATCGTCGCTGCCATCAACCCTGATGCCAATATGCACATCATGGAAATTGGTCCTGGTTTAGGCGCGCTGACTAGACCCTTGCTTAGTAATCTTGATCACTTAGATCTCCTGGAGATTGACCGAGACTTAGTGGCATATTGGAAGCAAGAGGACCTGAAAGGGCTTAACGTCATTGAGGGAGATGCACTCCAATATGACTTTCTGGGTTGGGCTAAGGCTAAATCTGCTGATGGCGTTTCATGCAAGGTAGTGGGCAATCTGCCTTACAACATCTCTTCACCGCTACTCTTTCATTTGGTATCTGCAGCGCATGTCATTGATGAGCAAGTATTTATGCTTCAGGCTGAGGTAGTAGAGCGGATGGTTTCTAAGGCAGGGGGCTCAGAGTTTTCTAGACTATCGGTCATGCTGCAAGCACGTTATGACATGGAGTTGGTATTGGAGGTGCCTCCTGAAGCATTTGATCCCCAGCCTAAGGTCAACTCCGCAGTTGTGCGCATGATTCCTAGGCAAGATTTTGATTTGAATGATGCTCAGTGGCGCGCCCTAGAGAAGGTGGTGGCAGCAGCCTTCTCTCAGAGAAGAAAAATGTTGCGCACCAACTTATCTTCCTACGCCGACAGAATTACTTTGTCAGAGTCTGAGTTAAAAGCACGTGCCCAGGATATTTCAGTGGAGCGCTATGTTGAGTGGGCTAAAACGCTCACTGCTTAA
- the pdxA gene encoding 4-hydroxythreonine-4-phosphate dehydrogenase PdxA — protein MIQHPAPVNLVICSGEPAGVGPEVSIAAALAFLKEQSEVQITLLGDSSLFSNTAIPAEVSDRLHVQSNPLTVPVRLGQLDPANAQYVLDILDNATTACLEGRFDAMVTAPVHKSVINDGLPVGSSFFSGHTEYLANLCKQDHVVMMLCASLPTGFLGLHQSRDLRVALVTTHLPLKDVPAALSQDYILETIQIVDQDLRTRFGIAMPSIRVSGLNPHAGESGYLGHEEIDMIIPAIKAAQALGIQVSGPYPGDTMFDAGALETVDAFIAMYHDQGLAPFKFVSFGGGVNVTLGLPIIRTSVDHGTALDIAGQGIADSSSMLEALRLAYQLAHHSKNRNIST, from the coding sequence ATGATCCAGCATCCAGCCCCCGTTAATCTCGTTATTTGCTCCGGTGAGCCAGCAGGAGTAGGGCCCGAGGTTTCTATTGCAGCTGCACTTGCATTTCTGAAAGAGCAGTCTGAGGTTCAAATTACTCTGCTGGGGGATAGCAGCCTTTTTTCCAATACGGCTATTCCTGCAGAGGTCAGCGACCGCTTGCATGTTCAATCTAATCCTCTAACAGTGCCAGTAAGGCTCGGTCAACTTGATCCGGCCAATGCTCAGTATGTTCTGGATATTCTCGATAATGCAACGACTGCTTGTCTTGAGGGTCGATTTGATGCCATGGTAACGGCGCCAGTACACAAGAGTGTGATCAATGATGGCCTCCCCGTGGGGAGTAGTTTTTTCTCAGGCCACACAGAATACCTTGCCAATTTGTGCAAACAAGATCATGTAGTGATGATGCTTTGTGCAAGCTTACCAACAGGATTTTTAGGGCTGCATCAGTCGCGAGATTTGAGGGTGGCCCTAGTAACAACCCATTTACCTTTAAAGGATGTGCCTGCTGCGTTAAGTCAGGATTATATTTTGGAAACAATCCAGATTGTGGATCAGGATCTGCGTACTCGATTTGGAATTGCAATGCCATCGATTCGAGTCTCAGGCTTGAACCCTCATGCGGGAGAGTCTGGATATTTAGGTCATGAAGAAATCGATATGATTATTCCTGCAATCAAGGCTGCTCAGGCTCTAGGTATTCAGGTAAGCGGGCCTTATCCTGGCGACACGATGTTTGATGCTGGCGCTTTAGAAACAGTAGACGCTTTTATTGCGATGTATCACGATCAAGGCTTGGCACCTTTTAAGTTTGTTAGTTTTGGTGGTGGAGTGAATGTGACTTTAGGTTTGCCAATCATTCGAACTTCTGTAGACCATGGCACAGCTTTGGATATTGCTGGTCAGGGAATCGCTGATTCCAGTAGCATGTTGGAGGCACTTCGCTTGGCTTATCAATTAGCACACCATTCTAAAAATAGAAATATATCCACATGA
- a CDS encoding peptidylprolyl isomerase: MMHSTSFKQALAAILWLGASLLPQFALAQNSPKTAPTVESKIRNIDGVAAVVNTGFVTRKEIDDRIAALQKQGGKLPDAATLRKTVLERLIIEKIQLQNAEQEGVSVSNKELDKIIGDIAVKNKLSLAELKVKIVATGSTYERYRQMLRDDVILSRYREREVEAKVKISDAEIDNFITDRNRAVAGAGAGTGTGTTRSTPAGKGEPEEIDVAQIFIPADAAAGAGAQAEAKKKAESLLRDARGDVDFLQLGALAAKDNPKIKFQELGYRTPDRLPQLFYDAIRNTGSGQVANAVVKSPAGYHVLKVLDRRALVANAEPQQAAPQEGTPTTPQNIMVTQTMSRHILLRSREGLTDQDAERRLAGYRDQVRAKTADFGELAKKYSEDGSAANGGNLGWMGPGDLVPEFDQAMNRLQIGEVSNPVKTEFGWHLIQVLERREAQLTIEKQRQFARAAIRERKFDQAYQDWLRELRDTATVKIINADDPASSPR, encoded by the coding sequence ATGATGCATAGCACTTCATTCAAACAAGCCTTAGCTGCCATTCTTTGGCTTGGCGCTTCCTTACTGCCACAGTTCGCTTTGGCGCAAAACAGTCCAAAGACTGCGCCAACTGTAGAAAGCAAAATTCGGAATATTGATGGTGTGGCTGCCGTAGTCAATACCGGCTTTGTGACCCGCAAAGAAATTGATGATCGTATCGCGGCCCTACAAAAACAGGGAGGCAAACTGCCTGATGCTGCTACGTTGCGTAAGACTGTATTAGAGCGTTTGATTATTGAAAAAATTCAATTACAAAATGCAGAGCAAGAAGGAGTTTCTGTAAGCAACAAAGAGCTCGATAAAATTATCGGAGACATTGCTGTAAAGAACAAACTTTCACTTGCTGAATTGAAAGTCAAAATTGTTGCTACTGGCAGTACTTATGAGCGTTACCGACAAATGTTGCGTGACGATGTCATTTTGAGTCGGTATCGTGAACGTGAAGTAGAGGCTAAAGTCAAAATTTCTGATGCAGAAATTGATAACTTTATTACTGATCGCAATCGTGCTGTCGCAGGCGCAGGGGCAGGCACAGGCACAGGCACTACTCGATCTACCCCAGCGGGCAAGGGTGAGCCAGAAGAAATAGATGTGGCGCAGATCTTTATTCCAGCTGATGCCGCTGCAGGAGCGGGCGCTCAGGCAGAGGCAAAGAAAAAGGCAGAGTCTTTATTGCGGGATGCCCGAGGAGATGTCGATTTCTTGCAGTTGGGCGCCTTAGCTGCAAAAGATAATCCCAAGATTAAGTTTCAGGAATTGGGCTATCGCACGCCCGACCGCCTTCCACAGTTATTTTACGATGCTATTAGAAATACAGGTAGCGGTCAGGTTGCCAATGCGGTGGTTAAAAGTCCTGCTGGTTACCATGTCTTGAAAGTATTAGATCGTCGTGCGCTAGTTGCCAATGCTGAGCCTCAGCAAGCCGCTCCTCAAGAAGGTACACCTACTACGCCTCAGAACATTATGGTGACGCAGACAATGTCCCGTCATATTTTGCTGCGGAGCCGTGAGGGCTTAACAGACCAAGATGCCGAGAGACGTTTAGCGGGTTATCGAGATCAAGTGCGCGCTAAAACGGCAGACTTTGGTGAGCTGGCTAAAAAATATTCTGAAGATGGCTCGGCTGCGAATGGTGGAAATCTCGGCTGGATGGGGCCAGGAGATTTAGTACCTGAGTTTGATCAGGCAATGAATCGCCTGCAAATTGGGGAAGTCAGTAATCCAGTAAAAACGGAGTTTGGCTGGCACTTAATTCAGGTGCTTGAACGTCGTGAGGCGCAATTGACTATAGAGAAACAGCGTCAGTTTGCCCGTGCAGCGATTCGGGAGCGTAAGTTCGACCAAGCCTATCAAGACTGGTTACGTGAATTGCGCGACACAGCGACAGTCAAGATCATTAATGCCGATGATCCAGCATCCAGCCCCCGTTAA
- the lptD gene encoding LPS assembly protein LptD: MSHYRLRAGPCALLFCTATLRLMLGVVLSQFALPGAAQAPTPLPPTSQSLSNSANAILIPDRGAVTILKLDDQLRVGKPIEDGKALTFTSSDSIDGVVDREMRLKGRAQIRRNGAVLKADEIKYDPDSDVANLVGNTELSKGNASFKGPKARFKVDAREGEMDSPTYELKDNRASGTANKLTIQTADVFVFDKATYTTCTPENLDWYFTASTLEIDNEQKEMVGTHGVMRFFDVPIAYVPYFTAPTSKERRSGILAPVAGYSSRNGIDITQPYYANIAPNRDLLLLPRVMGQRGVQLGAKYQFLDQQYAGTLAGDYLPYDRKTGTDRWRYDWQQRQNFSGALLGMGGIPIAGAWTGYANVARVSDNLYPTDFSQSIAGAVTSQFRQEVGTTKGLTGSLSNWNVSARALTFQTLQPDPTVTVQSPYNILPNVNASYSNRLTPTVADASGKYLALPSGPVTTFSTDYTRFSYNVNSNLAAAPAGYLYSQADRTVIKGAMALPQITPGYYVTPKVSFQANNYAATSVTLGAPPPQGFAIPTLSLDSGLSFERDAAELKGFFGRDMLLTMEPRAYYVYTPYQSQAMTPLFDTSDAGFGVTQIFSENTFVGNDRIADNNKLTGGITSRMIEAGTGAERANVTLAQRQSFTPQKVGLNGNIINPSTYSDTLGSGSIRLLGNFSADMFGQYNTQLNKFVQTTVGGSWRPTPGRSLNFGYRNVWTPPTQSFGPTPATLAQTTTDQYNVSGQWPLTREVSVLGRWGYDALSTKTLNTLVALEWMRDCWTFRGAYSQVLNTSQITTTQVLFQIEFRGFGSAGSNPVDIMKLNIPGYLPTSKPIPPSIYENYQ; the protein is encoded by the coding sequence ATGAGTCATTATCGCCTTCGTGCCGGCCCTTGTGCCCTTCTTTTTTGTACTGCAACCCTGCGCTTAATGTTGGGGGTAGTGTTGTCACAATTTGCGCTTCCTGGGGCAGCTCAGGCACCCACTCCATTGCCACCCACTTCGCAGTCATTAAGCAATTCTGCAAATGCTATTTTGATACCTGATCGTGGTGCCGTTACGATTTTGAAATTAGACGACCAGTTGCGTGTTGGTAAGCCAATCGAAGACGGTAAAGCGCTCACTTTTACCTCCAGCGATTCAATAGATGGAGTAGTCGATCGCGAGATGCGTTTAAAAGGTCGCGCACAAATTCGCCGTAATGGCGCGGTTCTTAAAGCCGATGAAATTAAATACGACCCTGACTCTGATGTAGCAAACTTAGTTGGCAATACGGAGCTATCTAAAGGCAACGCTTCTTTTAAGGGGCCTAAGGCACGATTTAAGGTGGATGCACGTGAAGGTGAAATGGATTCACCCACTTATGAGCTTAAAGATAATCGCGCTAGTGGCACTGCGAATAAATTAACGATCCAAACTGCAGATGTTTTTGTTTTCGATAAAGCCACTTATACAACTTGCACTCCAGAAAACTTAGATTGGTATTTCACGGCTAGCACGCTTGAAATCGACAACGAGCAAAAAGAGATGGTTGGCACTCATGGGGTAATGCGATTTTTCGACGTGCCGATTGCCTATGTTCCCTATTTCACAGCACCAACCTCCAAGGAGCGTCGATCCGGAATTTTGGCGCCTGTTGCAGGCTATAGCTCCAGAAACGGTATCGATATCACTCAGCCCTACTATGCCAATATCGCACCAAACCGAGATTTACTATTGTTACCTCGTGTGATGGGTCAACGTGGTGTTCAGTTGGGCGCGAAGTACCAATTCCTAGATCAACAGTATGCGGGCACCTTAGCTGGCGACTATCTCCCGTACGATCGCAAAACCGGCACGGATCGTTGGCGGTATGACTGGCAACAAAGACAAAATTTCAGTGGCGCTTTATTGGGGATGGGCGGCATTCCAATTGCAGGGGCGTGGACTGGTTATGCCAACGTCGCTCGCGTTTCTGACAATTTATATCCCACCGACTTTTCACAAAGTATCGCTGGTGCGGTGACTAGCCAGTTTCGTCAAGAAGTGGGCACCACGAAAGGTTTGACGGGAAGTTTAAGTAATTGGAATGTATCTGCCAGAGCATTAACCTTCCAAACCTTGCAACCCGATCCAACGGTGACTGTTCAGTCACCTTACAACATATTGCCGAACGTCAATGCGAGCTACAGTAATCGCCTTACCCCCACAGTAGCCGATGCCTCTGGAAAGTACCTTGCTTTGCCTTCTGGGCCAGTAACCACCTTCTCAACGGATTACACGCGGTTTTCCTATAACGTGAACAGTAATTTAGCGGCAGCTCCAGCAGGCTACTTATATAGCCAGGCTGACCGGACAGTCATTAAAGGCGCTATGGCCTTACCTCAAATTACACCGGGTTATTACGTGACCCCTAAGGTGAGCTTTCAGGCGAATAACTACGCGGCAACGTCCGTAACGCTGGGTGCGCCACCTCCCCAAGGGTTTGCTATTCCTACACTGAGCTTAGATTCAGGTTTGTCATTCGAAAGAGATGCGGCAGAACTCAAAGGATTTTTTGGGCGTGACATGCTGCTCACAATGGAGCCCCGAGCCTATTATGTGTATACCCCATATCAAAGTCAGGCAATGACACCTCTATTTGATACTTCCGATGCCGGCTTTGGTGTAACCCAGATTTTTAGTGAAAACACGTTCGTCGGTAATGATCGCATTGCCGACAACAACAAGTTAACTGGGGGCATCACGAGTCGCATGATTGAGGCGGGTACTGGCGCGGAGCGTGCCAACGTCACTCTTGCTCAAAGACAGTCGTTCACGCCTCAAAAAGTGGGATTGAACGGCAACATCATTAACCCAAGTACCTATTCTGACACTTTGGGCTCGGGATCGATACGCCTACTTGGTAACTTTAGTGCTGATATGTTTGGGCAGTACAACACCCAGTTAAACAAATTTGTTCAAACAACCGTGGGTGGTAGCTGGCGTCCAACGCCTGGCCGCAGTCTTAATTTCGGTTACCGAAATGTTTGGACTCCGCCAACACAGTCCTTTGGACCCACTCCAGCGACGCTAGCTCAGACCACTACCGACCAATATAACGTGTCCGGCCAATGGCCCTTGACGCGTGAGGTTTCGGTTCTAGGGCGTTGGGGCTACGACGCCTTATCAACAAAAACACTAAATACTTTGGTTGCGCTTGAGTGGATGCGGGACTGCTGGACATTCAGAGGTGCCTACTCACAAGTACTCAATACTTCACAAATTACCACCACGCAGGTTTTATTCCAAATTGAATTTAGGGGCTTTGGTAGCGCCGGAAGTAATCCAGTTGATATCATGAAGCTAAATATCCCAGGATATCTGCCTACCTCTAAGCCTATACCGCCTTCAATATATGAGAACTATCAATGA